One genomic window of Anaerofustis stercorihominis DSM 17244 includes the following:
- the ftsX gene encoding permease-like cell division protein FtsX, with product MFIRDSFQNIKRNSLMSVASVLSVVAALIIIGVFLVFALNLNFMTGEIENNLELKVYLNDGLTQAQKDSVKTNIEKNSLCKSVTYESKNDALTNFKQDFGDKSYLLNGYEGKNNPLPESYIVKVTDSTKLKDMYSYSKDISGVKDVVYGEEVVDNLLKFNDMASVVCIVIFIVLSIVSIFIIYNTIKLTVYARRNDITVMKYVGATDWFIRFPFLIEGSILGLLGSSVSILIIRNIYYYVIGFIQGGGTGLPLGSGIAPPGIIMGQVTLLFIVYGIIIGAAGSAFSIRKFLDV from the coding sequence GTGTTCATAAGAGACTCTTTTCAAAATATCAAAAGAAACTCTTTGATGAGTGTAGCATCTGTTTTATCAGTAGTCGCCGCACTTATCATTATCGGAGTATTCCTCGTTTTTGCATTAAATTTAAACTTTATGACAGGTGAAATTGAAAACAATTTAGAGCTTAAAGTTTATCTTAATGACGGACTGACCCAAGCACAAAAAGATAGTGTAAAAACAAATATAGAAAAAAATAGTTTATGTAAAAGTGTAACTTATGAATCTAAAAACGATGCTCTTACAAATTTCAAACAGGATTTTGGAGATAAATCCTATTTATTAAACGGATATGAAGGGAAAAACAATCCTCTTCCAGAATCTTACATAGTTAAAGTAACTGATTCTACAAAGCTAAAAGACATGTATTCTTACTCAAAGGATATTTCAGGAGTAAAAGATGTCGTTTACGGCGAAGAAGTTGTTGATAACCTTCTTAAATTTAACGATATGGCCAGTGTGGTTTGTATAGTGATATTTATAGTTCTAAGTATAGTGAGTATATTTATCATTTATAACACCATTAAATTAACTGTTTATGCAAGAAGAAATGACATTACGGTTATGAAATACGTAGGTGCCACGGACTGGTTTATAAGATTCCCATTTTTAATAGAAGGAAGTATCCTCGGACTTTTGGGTTCCAGCGTATCTATCCTAATAATAAGAAATATTTACTACTATGTAATCGGATTTATTCAAGGCGGAGGAACGGGACTTCCTCTAGGAAGCGGAATAGCACCTCCGGGAATAATAATGGGACAAGTAACATTATTATTTATCGTTTACGGAATAATCATAGGTGCAGCAGGAAGTGCTTTCTCGATTAGGAAATTCTTAGATGTATAG
- a CDS encoding dipeptidase, with product MKLIDLHCDTFSRMYENNILNVENNDLHIDLNKLIKADSYLQVFALFDNKDKTDYKLEEFNKLIDFAFDLIDKNKGKYNLIKNYNDIEDTHKQHVLISVEDMGSVDGSFENIKYYYDRGIRIGTLTWNYENTLGFPNTMDSSLGLKKFGKEAVEYMNELGIIVDVSHLNDGGFYDVSDITKKPFISSHSCSRELCNHTRNLKDDMIRIIADKGGVIGINFYSLFLNEQISGATKEELELLIKNKNYEKLDEIIGKQVSKNEDIVKHLSHIKNIGGSDVIAFGSDFDGISCSLEMKDISGVPSLIPLLEKAGFTGTEIEKLYYKNTLRLFSDCL from the coding sequence ATGAAACTGATAGATTTGCACTGTGATACTTTTTCAAGAATGTATGAAAATAATATTTTAAATGTAGAAAATAATGATCTGCATATAGATTTGAATAAACTTATAAAGGCTGATTCCTATCTCCAGGTCTTTGCTTTATTTGATAATAAAGATAAAACCGATTATAAATTAGAAGAATTTAATAAACTCATAGACTTTGCATTTGATTTAATAGATAAAAATAAAGGCAAGTATAATTTAATAAAAAACTATAATGATATTGAAGATACCCATAAACAGCATGTCTTGATTTCCGTAGAAGATATGGGGAGTGTCGACGGCAGTTTTGAAAATATTAAGTATTATTATGACAGAGGGATTCGTATAGGAACTTTAACATGGAATTATGAAAATACATTGGGATTTCCAAATACTATGGATAGTTCATTAGGTCTTAAGAAATTTGGGAAAGAAGCGGTAGAATATATGAATGAACTCGGAATAATAGTTGACGTTTCGCACTTAAATGACGGAGGGTTCTATGACGTCTCGGATATAACTAAAAAGCCTTTTATCTCTTCTCATTCATGTTCACGTGAATTATGCAATCATACACGAAATTTAAAAGATGATATGATTAGAATAATTGCAGATAAGGGTGGAGTTATTGGTATAAATTTTTATAGTTTATTTTTAAATGAACAAATTTCGGGAGCGACAAAAGAAGAATTGGAGCTTTTGATAAAAAATAAAAATTATGAAAAATTAGATGAAATAATAGGTAAACAAGTTAGTAAAAATGAGGATATAGTAAAGCACCTATCTCATATTAAAAATATCGGAGGCAGTGATGTGATAGCTTTCGGTAGCGATTTTGACGGTATAAGCTGCAGTCTTGAAATGAAAGATATTTCAGGAGTCCCTTCATTGATTCCTTTACTTGAAAAAGCAGGGTTTACAGGTACTGAAATAGAGAAATTATATTATAAGAATACTCTTAGATTGTTTAGTGATTGTCTTTAA
- a CDS encoding murein hydrolase activator EnvC family protein has protein sequence MKKRILSLILVFICVFTLPLTQSTVTAKSTKQKLKDVENKLEDKKDSLDSSKSKADDLSNQIESYDTKIEKLEKKIEEQESNKSKVEKSLEKAKKELKKAKEERKKYQDLLKERMEVMYMYGDTGYLDLIFSSENFSDLISKVITVQELVSYDQNIVKKLQDVEKQIQTKTDKIAKEKKELEDLISKLNSNKDDLDTLKIAKNAQLANVKGDIKDLKKEVEKLEAEQNELSNKLASQSGSSTNEIYNTGNGSLGWPTPGNYYVTSEQGYRYHPISGVYKYHAGMDIGLSYGDSVVAPANGRVTIAGWYGGYGYAVGIDAGLIKGKHVTILLGHNSSVKVSVGQKVRRGQTVAYGGSTGYSTGPHCHFEVHANGVTQNPRNWL, from the coding sequence ATGAAAAAAAGAATACTATCATTAATATTAGTGTTTATTTGTGTTTTTACCCTACCCCTCACGCAAAGTACCGTAACAGCAAAAAGTACTAAACAAAAATTAAAAGATGTAGAAAATAAACTTGAAGACAAAAAAGATAGTCTTGATAGTTCAAAAAGTAAAGCAGATGATTTATCTAATCAAATAGAAAGCTATGATACAAAAATTGAAAAACTAGAAAAGAAAATAGAAGAACAAGAATCCAATAAATCGAAAGTGGAAAAATCTTTAGAAAAAGCAAAAAAAGAACTAAAAAAAGCCAAAGAAGAAAGAAAAAAATATCAAGATCTTTTAAAAGAAAGAATGGAAGTCATGTATATGTACGGAGACACCGGATATCTTGATTTGATTTTTTCTTCAGAAAATTTCTCTGATTTGATAAGCAAGGTAATAACTGTCCAGGAACTTGTAAGCTATGATCAAAATATAGTAAAAAAACTTCAAGATGTTGAAAAACAAATACAAACAAAAACAGATAAGATCGCAAAAGAAAAAAAAGAATTAGAAGATTTAATTTCTAAATTAAATTCAAATAAAGATGATTTAGATACATTAAAAATAGCTAAAAATGCACAGCTTGCAAATGTAAAAGGCGATATTAAAGACCTAAAAAAAGAAGTTGAAAAACTTGAAGCGGAACAAAATGAACTTAGCAATAAATTAGCATCTCAAAGCGGTTCCTCAACAAATGAAATATATAATACAGGAAATGGTTCACTGGGTTGGCCTACTCCAGGTAATTATTATGTTACAAGTGAACAGGGTTACAGGTATCATCCTATATCAGGGGTTTATAAATACCATGCGGGAATGGATATCGGTTTAAGTTATGGTGATAGTGTCGTTGCACCTGCAAACGGAAGGGTTACTATTGCAGGCTGGTATGGCGGATATGGATACGCCGTAGGAATAGATGCGGGACTAATAAAAGGAAAACATGTAACCATTCTACTGGGACATAACTCAAGTGTAAAAGTATCCGTTGGACAAAAGGTAAGGAGAGGACAAACTGTAGCATACGGGGGCAGTACCGGATATTCTACAGGACCTCATTGTCACTTTGAAGTTCATGCAAACGGAGTAACGCAAAATCCAAGAAATTGGTTGTAA
- the ftsE gene encoding cell division ATP-binding protein FtsE, whose amino-acid sequence MITLNNVSLIYEGGEEAALKDINLNVDKGEFLFIVGKSGAGKSSLLKLILKEISPTYGDISVAGYDLNNLTNKQVPFLRRHVGVVFQDYRLLENRTVYENVAFAMEVMQHKPDKIHKRVPNVLKMVGLKDKARKYPNQLSGGEQQRVAIARSIINNPKILICDEPTGNLDPHTSIGIMKLLHDINRRGTTLLIATHDKTIVDAMQRRVVLLKDGKIIGDRKGGYNN is encoded by the coding sequence ATGATTACTTTAAATAATGTATCATTAATATATGAAGGCGGAGAAGAAGCTGCACTTAAAGACATTAATTTAAATGTTGATAAGGGCGAGTTTTTATTTATTGTCGGAAAAAGCGGAGCCGGAAAATCGTCACTTTTAAAACTTATATTAAAAGAAATATCTCCAACTTACGGAGACATCTCCGTTGCGGGATATGATTTAAACAACTTAACGAACAAACAAGTCCCATTTTTAAGAAGGCATGTAGGCGTAGTATTTCAAGATTACAGACTTCTGGAAAACAGGACTGTATACGAAAATGTTGCTTTTGCAATGGAAGTTATGCAGCATAAACCCGATAAAATACATAAAAGGGTCCCAAATGTTTTAAAAATGGTTGGACTTAAAGATAAAGCCAGAAAATATCCCAATCAATTATCAGGGGGGGAACAGCAGAGAGTAGCCATTGCAAGAAGTATCATAAATAATCCAAAGATACTTATATGCGATGAACCTACCGGTAACTTAGACCCTCATACCTCAATAGGGATAATGAAACTTCTTCATGACATTAACAGAAGAGGAACTACTTTACTTATAGCAACACACGATAAAACAATAGTCGACGCTATGCAAAGAAGAGTAGTGCTTTTAAAAGACGGAAAAATAATCGGAGACAGAAAAGGAGGATATAACAATTAA
- a CDS encoding sensor histidine kinase, whose amino-acid sequence MDIKLKNIKENKSLLNHILLIIAIFIIFSFAVNNGNKVILNKSYQMFGNHAYLTSSDYGYKLDEIHAYLNNALYREYQEVHDGDPKADLQKTVASMSPKLRGELKANVIGSYGPEVSYFIMDNNTDIVYSNSGAKSDSEFEKEYNKDGYTFINTRSNVTTTYVNGKKELLNVSYNLTNNFDMYDDNNSYLQTKVLPPTVLLAVNHDFTAGGYFKDSYDVYKSDAVWSTIGFVFSSFLLLYLLIIIKKKYGIRETLDVIGQIFNKVFLEIKLFMAYFIYGNFSSINGTIAAILFIFCLYCAAMYDNENLLNVSLYKKVMEIYKSNQVFKPFSKKVQSRMVNGITRCVVSGGILMLAFLLIAMGISGPYEQLYALIIVVSFIYLLYSIFRLYSSSIKSVKDIEDVYNYTETLGLGHFNENIYLSDNSYFKEIEYNLNALNEHIKEAVEEQVKSEKMKSELVTNVSHDLKTPLTSIINYVDLMKREDIKPEIAKEYLEILDSKSQKLKKLVEDIFDISKATSGNIELHNTNINLKSLINQSISEFSDSINENDLEVRVNVDDDVYVYADGERLGRVLENLIQNSVKYSLKGTRIYIDLEKDGPSITIINISNYEMDFTSDEILTRFARADKARDLEGFGLGLSIVQSFTGLMGIDFSVTIDKDLFKARLDFKNNK is encoded by the coding sequence TTGGATATAAAATTGAAAAACATTAAGGAGAATAAAAGTCTACTTAATCATATACTTTTAATAATAGCAATATTTATTATATTTAGTTTTGCTGTTAATAACGGAAATAAAGTTATTTTAAATAAATCGTATCAGATGTTCGGTAACCATGCATATCTTACATCTTCCGATTACGGTTATAAACTGGATGAAATACATGCTTATTTAAATAATGCTTTATACAGAGAATATCAGGAGGTGCATGATGGGGATCCTAAAGCGGATCTGCAAAAAACCGTTGCGTCTATGTCGCCAAAGTTGAGAGGTGAACTAAAAGCTAACGTAATAGGCAGTTACGGACCTGAAGTTTCTTATTTTATAATGGATAACAATACGGATATTGTATATAGCAATTCAGGTGCAAAAAGTGATTCTGAATTTGAAAAAGAATATAATAAAGATGGTTATACTTTCATAAACACAAGAAGCAATGTTACAACCACATATGTAAACGGAAAAAAAGAACTTCTTAATGTTTCATATAATTTGACTAATAATTTTGATATGTATGATGATAATAATTCATATCTTCAGACTAAGGTACTACCTCCGACTGTGTTGTTGGCGGTAAACCATGATTTTACAGCCGGAGGTTATTTTAAAGATAGCTATGATGTTTATAAATCCGACGCTGTATGGTCAACTATAGGTTTTGTCTTTTCATCTTTTTTATTGTTATATTTACTGATAATTATAAAAAAGAAATATGGAATAAGGGAAACTCTTGATGTTATAGGACAGATATTTAATAAGGTTTTTCTTGAAATCAAATTGTTTATGGCATACTTTATTTATGGTAATTTTTCCAGTATCAACGGTACGATCGCAGCAATACTGTTTATATTTTGTCTTTACTGTGCGGCAATGTATGATAATGAAAATTTATTGAACGTATCTTTATATAAAAAGGTAATGGAAATATATAAGAGTAATCAGGTATTTAAACCGTTCAGTAAGAAAGTTCAGTCAAGAATGGTTAACGGTATTACTAGATGTGTTGTTTCCGGAGGGATTTTAATGCTTGCTTTTCTTCTTATAGCCATGGGGATATCCGGACCTTATGAACAGTTGTATGCACTCATAATTGTCGTTTCTTTTATATATTTGCTGTATTCGATATTCAGATTGTATTCATCTTCAATAAAAAGTGTAAAAGATATAGAAGATGTGTATAACTATACAGAAACTCTGGGGCTCGGACATTTTAATGAAAATATTTATTTAAGCGATAACAGTTATTTTAAAGAAATTGAATATAACTTGAATGCACTTAACGAACACATTAAAGAAGCAGTTGAGGAACAAGTAAAAAGCGAAAAAATGAAGAGTGAGCTGGTAACAAATGTTTCTCATGATTTAAAGACCCCTCTTACATCAATCATAAATTATGTTGATTTAATGAAGAGAGAAGATATAAAACCGGAAATAGCGAAGGAATATTTGGAAATATTAGACAGTAAATCTCAAAAGTTAAAAAAATTGGTAGAGGATATATTTGATATATCTAAGGCTACGAGCGGGAATATAGAACTTCATAATACAAATATAAATTTAAAGAGCTTGATAAATCAAAGTATAAGTGAATTTAGTGACAGTATTAATGAAAATGACCTTGAAGTTAGAGTAAATGTGGATGATGACGTTTATGTTTATGCTGACGGAGAAAGACTTGGAAGGGTTCTTGAGAATCTTATTCAAAATTCGGTCAAATATTCTCTCAAAGGAACAAGGATATATATAGATTTGGAAAAAGACGGTCCTAGTATAACAATAATCAATATTTCAAATTACGAAATGGATTTTACAAGTGATGAAATATTAACCAGATTTGCAAGAGCGGATAAAGCAAGAGATCTTGAAGGTTTTGGGTTGGGGCTTTCCATTGTTCAAAGTTTTACCGGACTGATGGGGATTGACTTTAGTGTTACTATAGATAAAGATTTATTTAAAGCAAGACTTGATTTCA
- a CDS encoding response regulator transcription factor, which translates to MGKYNILVVDDDKEIVKAINIYLSNEGYNIFEAYDGYEALSVLEKEEIHLIVLDIMMPKLDGIATITKVREKQNVPVIFLSAKSEDTDKIIGLNIGADDYVTKPFNPLELIARVKSLIRRYTILGNMSEKEADNILTTGGLSLNEDTTEVTVDGEEVKLTSTEFKILKLLMSRPNKVFSMEEIYEKVWGELSYMTDNTVAVHVRHIREKIEIDPKNPKYLKVVWGIGYKIEKH; encoded by the coding sequence ATGGGTAAATATAATATTTTAGTAGTAGATGACGATAAAGAAATAGTAAAAGCAATAAATATATATCTTTCCAATGAAGGCTATAACATATTTGAAGCTTATGATGGATATGAAGCATTAAGTGTTTTAGAAAAGGAAGAAATCCACTTGATAGTTCTCGACATAATGATGCCCAAATTGGATGGTATAGCAACCATAACTAAAGTTAGGGAAAAACAAAATGTTCCGGTCATATTTTTGTCTGCAAAATCCGAAGATACCGATAAGATAATAGGCCTAAATATCGGTGCCGACGATTACGTAACTAAGCCTTTTAATCCTTTGGAACTTATTGCGAGAGTTAAATCTTTGATTAGGAGATATACGATACTAGGTAATATGAGTGAAAAAGAAGCTGATAATATATTGACCACCGGTGGACTCAGCTTAAATGAAGATACTACAGAGGTGACTGTTGACGGAGAAGAGGTAAAACTTACGAGTACTGAATTTAAAATACTGAAGCTTTTGATGTCCAGACCTAATAAAGTGTTTTCTATGGAGGAAATATATGAAAAAGTTTGGGGAGAGCTTTCTTATATGACTGATAATACCGTAGCGGTACATGTAAGGCATATAAGAGAAAAGATAGAAATAGATCCTAAAAATCCAAAATATTTAAAGGTGGTGTGGGGAATTGGATATAAAATTGAAAAACATTAA
- a CDS encoding murein hydrolase activator EnvC family protein — protein MNKKIVSILLVLSFVFTTPFTFNTVNAKTDKEKLNDVKSKIDSKKNNLNNEKNTSDNLSGEIKDVDSKISELSNTISAQEKKQSTLEKDLIRTKEELKDAKEKRKKYQDALKERMETMYMYGNMGYLDLIFSSTDFSDLISKIITVQSLVSYDRNIISKLQDTENDIKTKTTKISSSKKELDTTIKSLAKNKDDLNTLKIAKNSELKNVNGTIDDLKKQIASLEKEKSDLDSKIAAQSAASTNVNYNNGNDSSKDKDDKDKDKGNGNSGGNTGGSSSGGGSSSSSKDGVLSWPVPGHYNITSYFGHRDQPTAGASTNHGAVDIGVSTGTPVRAPANGKVTYSGWNGGYGYAVSIDCGNINGDHITVLLAHNSSLKVSTGQKVKRGQVVSYSGSTGISTGPHLHFAVYKNGYAVDPLNYVNI, from the coding sequence ATGAATAAAAAAATAGTATCAATTTTATTAGTATTATCATTTGTATTCACAACCCCATTTACATTTAATACTGTAAATGCAAAGACAGATAAAGAAAAGTTAAACGACGTCAAAAGTAAAATAGACAGTAAAAAAAACAATTTAAATAATGAAAAAAACACTTCGGATAATTTATCCGGAGAAATCAAAGATGTTGACAGCAAAATATCTGAGTTGTCAAATACCATCAGCGCACAAGAAAAAAAGCAATCAACATTAGAGAAAGATTTAATTAGAACTAAAGAAGAATTAAAAGATGCAAAAGAGAAAAGAAAAAAATATCAAGATGCATTAAAAGAGAGAATGGAGACCATGTATATGTACGGAAACATGGGTTATCTTGATTTGATATTTTCCTCAACCGATTTCTCTGATTTAATCAGTAAAATAATAACAGTTCAGTCTTTAGTAAGCTATGACCGAAATATTATATCTAAATTACAAGATACAGAAAATGATATTAAAACTAAAACTACTAAAATATCCAGTAGCAAAAAAGAGCTTGATACTACTATAAAAAGTTTAGCTAAAAATAAAGACGATTTAAATACCTTAAAAATCGCAAAAAACTCAGAATTAAAAAATGTAAATGGTACAATTGACGATTTAAAGAAGCAAATAGCTAGTCTGGAAAAAGAAAAATCCGATTTGGACAGTAAGATAGCGGCACAAAGTGCAGCCTCAACCAATGTAAATTACAATAATGGAAATGACAGTTCAAAAGATAAGGATGACAAGGATAAAGATAAAGGAAACGGGAATTCCGGCGGCAATACAGGGGGAAGCAGTTCCGGCGGAGGCTCAAGTTCAAGCAGTAAAGACGGTGTTCTTTCATGGCCGGTTCCTGGACATTATAACATAACCAGTTATTTTGGTCATAGAGACCAACCGACCGCAGGTGCCAGCACAAACCATGGAGCAGTTGATATAGGTGTAAGTACGGGAACTCCAGTAAGAGCTCCCGCAAACGGAAAAGTCACTTATTCCGGATGGAACGGAGGATATGGATATGCGGTATCTATAGACTGCGGTAACATAAACGGGGATCATATAACGGTACTGTTGGCTCATAACAGTTCTCTAAAGGTATCAACAGGACAAAAAGTAAAAAGAGGCCAGGTTGTTTCCTACAGCGGAAGTACAGGGATCTCCACCGGTCCGCATTTACATTTTGCAGTATATAAAAACGGATATGCTGTAGATCCATTAAATTATGTAAATATTTAG